A genomic window from Sulfurospirillum multivorans DSM 12446 includes:
- the glyS gene encoding glycine--tRNA ligase subunit beta produces the protein MIKPLLIEIGVEELPAIPFLKELPHIETLWLDILEKNALACAFNFYYTPRRLVLWHEAFPTQQNEREEEFFGAPLSVALKEGVPTPAALGFAKKCGVDFSEISRAMKEGKEVLYYKKTIAGQSSKNLLQAMVEQFIKGLNFGKSMRWGFLEEHFIRPIRWIGCMMGDEHVPFSLFGVESTPFSYPHRTISYEPFAYMFAGDYFERLAERGVVLYPTKREEIILNDFKAIEAKEGVHIEIDEDLLAEVVAITEHPKALIGSFEERFLRLPPEVIITSMKENQRYFPVFKEGKLTSRFIVVSNAISDDYDLIVRGNEKVLRARLSDALFFLDNDLKNGLHYEGLKDITYLDGLGSLLDKELREKAIATYLTNKYQSTLLSQNTRLTFERLQALMDKSVMYSKSDLLSEMVYEFTELQGLMGYYYATAMGEDELFALALKEQYLPNSEESVLPSTLFSAIVALSYKLDSLIALFSIDKIPTGNKDPYALRRAVNGIVKIVLNQGIAFDIKNDLFALSQSYKSFDFNVLETFFLERMYQFFDVNPSIITAVISSGEREIVKMSQKIKALSSIVQDDGFKEMFSTFKRVANIIKNMDVKEQALVDETLFDSTYEKELYAAFTAVVSKNYASFEENLDALFALKPQIDAFFNNVMVNTEDVNVRANRHNLIASIYNAFKAIADIKEISI, from the coding sequence ATGATCAAACCCCTTTTGATAGAAATAGGCGTTGAAGAGCTCCCCGCAATCCCTTTTTTGAAAGAACTTCCCCATATTGAAACCCTCTGGCTTGATATTTTAGAGAAAAATGCTCTAGCATGCGCGTTTAACTTTTACTACACGCCACGTCGTTTAGTGCTCTGGCATGAAGCGTTTCCAACGCAGCAAAATGAGCGTGAAGAGGAGTTTTTTGGAGCACCGCTTTCTGTTGCACTTAAAGAGGGCGTTCCAACGCCTGCTGCACTTGGTTTTGCTAAAAAATGCGGTGTTGATTTTAGTGAAATTTCCCGCGCGATGAAAGAGGGCAAAGAGGTTCTTTACTATAAAAAAACCATTGCAGGGCAGAGTTCAAAAAACCTTCTTCAAGCGATGGTCGAGCAATTTATCAAAGGGCTTAACTTTGGAAAGTCCATGCGTTGGGGCTTTTTAGAAGAGCATTTCATTCGTCCCATTCGTTGGATTGGCTGTATGATGGGGGATGAACATGTGCCTTTCTCTCTTTTTGGCGTAGAATCCACCCCTTTTTCGTATCCACATCGCACCATTTCGTATGAACCATTTGCGTATATGTTTGCAGGGGATTATTTTGAGCGTTTGGCGGAGCGTGGCGTTGTGCTTTATCCGACTAAACGTGAAGAGATTATTTTAAATGATTTTAAAGCGATTGAGGCAAAAGAGGGCGTGCATATCGAAATCGATGAAGATCTTTTAGCCGAAGTTGTGGCGATTACGGAGCATCCAAAAGCGCTGATCGGCAGTTTTGAAGAGCGATTTTTACGTTTGCCACCCGAAGTCATCATCACTTCAATGAAAGAGAATCAACGCTATTTTCCTGTCTTTAAAGAGGGCAAGCTCACCAGCCGTTTTATCGTTGTTTCCAATGCAATCAGCGATGATTATGATCTGATCGTTCGAGGCAATGAAAAAGTACTTCGCGCCAGACTTTCTGACGCACTTTTCTTCTTAGATAACGACCTTAAAAATGGACTTCATTACGAAGGGCTCAAAGACATCACCTATCTGGATGGGTTAGGCTCACTTCTGGATAAAGAGCTTCGCGAAAAAGCGATTGCAACGTACTTAACGAACAAATACCAAAGCACACTTCTGTCTCAAAACACGCGCTTGACCTTTGAACGTTTACAAGCGCTGATGGATAAATCGGTGATGTACAGCAAAAGCGATCTTTTAAGCGAGATGGTCTATGAGTTTACTGAACTTCAGGGTTTGATGGGCTACTACTATGCGACGGCAATGGGTGAAGATGAACTTTTTGCCCTCGCACTCAAAGAGCAGTATCTGCCAAATTCGGAAGAGAGTGTGCTTCCAAGTACGCTTTTTAGCGCGATTGTAGCGCTTTCGTATAAACTGGATTCTTTGATCGCACTTTTTAGCATCGACAAAATTCCAACGGGCAATAAAGACCCGTACGCATTGCGCCGTGCGGTCAATGGCATTGTTAAAATTGTATTGAATCAAGGCATCGCGTTTGACATTAAAAACGATCTTTTTGCGCTGAGTCAATCGTACAAAAGCTTTGATTTTAACGTGCTTGAGACCTTCTTCTTAGAGCGTATGTATCAATTCTTTGATGTCAATCCTTCGATTATCACTGCGGTTATTAGCAGTGGCGAGCGTGAGATTGTGAAGATGTCTCAAAAGATAAAAGCACTCTCATCCATCGTTCAAGATGATGGTTTTAAAGAGATGTTCTCAACCTTCAAACGCGTTGCCAACATCATTAAAAATATGGATGTAAAAGAGCAAGCGCTTGTAGATGAAACACTTTTTGATTCCACCTACGAAAAAGAGCTTTATGCTGCTTTTACCGCGGTTGTCTCTAAAAACTATGCCTCTTTTGAAGAGAATTTGGATGCACTTTTCGCGCTCAAACCTCAAATCGACGCCTTCTTTAACAATGTCATGGTCAACACGGAAGATGTAAATGTCCGAGCCAATCGTCACAATCTGATTGCTTCGATTTACAATGCGTTCAAAGCCATTGCTGATATTAAAGAAATTAGCATTTAA